In Fluviispira sanaruensis, a genomic segment contains:
- a CDS encoding MlaE family ABC transporter permease, with protein sequence MKILISVIGYIGHVILSTISGLGRFIIFLREVFRWSIFPPFRIGLIIKQLEFVGNKSSLIISIAALFVGAVLGLQLGVIFRLFSAEGLMGAATGKSLALELGPVMCGFIVIGRAGAAMAAEIATMRVNEQIDAMEAMGVNPISYLVVPRVIASVIMMPILAGIFLFIGVVGCYIVAISYYRVDTMVFFQQLQWIVWWSDVVKGLVKALFFGFIFASIACYKGFHARGGAKGVGEATTKAVVAGLLSILVGDFIITLFQV encoded by the coding sequence ATGAAAATACTAATTTCTGTAATTGGATATATAGGTCATGTAATCCTTTCTACTATCAGTGGTTTGGGGCGATTTATAATATTTTTACGAGAAGTGTTTCGTTGGTCAATATTTCCCCCTTTTCGCATAGGTCTTATTATCAAACAGCTTGAGTTTGTTGGAAATAAAAGCTCTCTTATTATATCTATAGCAGCTTTATTTGTTGGAGCGGTTTTAGGGTTACAATTGGGTGTGATATTTCGCTTATTCAGTGCAGAGGGTTTAATGGGCGCTGCAACTGGTAAATCTTTAGCGCTTGAACTTGGGCCTGTTATGTGTGGTTTTATTGTAATTGGTAGAGCAGGCGCTGCTATGGCAGCAGAAATTGCAACCATGCGCGTGAATGAACAGATTGATGCAATGGAGGCTATGGGTGTTAATCCAATTAGTTATCTAGTTGTACCAAGGGTTATTGCAAGTGTTATTATGATGCCTATTTTAGCTGGAATATTTTTATTCATTGGTGTTGTTGGTTGTTACATCGTTGCAATTTCTTATTATCGTGTCGATACAATGGTATTTTTTCAACAATTGCAATGGATCGTATGGTGGAGTGATGTTGTCAAAGGACTTGTAAAAGCATTATTCTTTGGATTTATTTTTGCATCAATTGCTTGTTACAAAGGGTTTCATGCCAGAGGTGGCGCTAAGGGAGTCGGTGAAGCAACCACTAAAGCGGTTGTTGCAGGCTTACTCTCAATTTTAGTGGGAGACTTTATAATTACATTATTTCAGGTATAA
- a CDS encoding Sec-independent protein translocase subunit TatA/TatB, protein MHSFSFGELALIFGIVVVLFGGSRLAVVGKSLGEGISNFKKGLSNGSQPEDKQLKAPTTPVQNQNLAQVVDVEHKDSPKS, encoded by the coding sequence ATGCACTCCTTTAGCTTTGGTGAATTAGCTCTTATTTTTGGAATTGTTGTTGTGCTTTTTGGTGGAAGTCGACTTGCTGTCGTCGGTAAATCATTGGGCGAGGGAATTTCTAACTTTAAAAAAGGTTTAAGCAATGGCTCTCAACCTGAAGATAAACAATTAAAAGCACCCACTACTCCTGTGCAAAATCAAAATTTAGCTCAGGTGGTTGACGTTGAGCACAAAGACTCACCAAAGTCATAA
- the trmFO gene encoding methylenetetrahydrofolate--tRNA-(uracil(54)-C(5))-methyltransferase (FADH(2)-oxidizing) TrmFO encodes MKVAVIGAGLAGSECAWVLAEKYGIQVTLFEMKAKKTTPAQISPHLFAELVCSNSLKSKSRLNPAGTLKSEIEQLGSIVIPSAKYAEVPAGETLAVDRELFSQTITDKLKQHKNLKIVDCIIERASDVFKHTDFAAVVIATGPLTDDSLANDLRNMTGTEELYFYDAIAPILDGDTIDNSIAFLANRQTRTHAFEKKQAQEKALTDGLPPIADEEEEGHYLNIPLNKEEYYSFVEKVCAGAKVPHKEFEEPKYFNGCQPIEVLAERGPRTLAFGPMKPRGLDDPRTGRMPYAVVQLRKEKMGDSAWNMVGFQTRLTWGAQKEILRTLPGLANVEFFRMGSMHRNTYLVSPNILNEDFTLKADKRFYLAGQIMGVEGYLESSAMGVYIAHVIGQKLKNNRRLSCPPANTSLGCLARYCIYGETKRFSPMNIHWGLYNDLSKEDINKYSTNPENILKLKKLDKSVKRELMACRSEDLFSAWLKETELNCLS; translated from the coding sequence ATGAAAGTTGCAGTGATTGGTGCAGGATTAGCAGGGAGCGAGTGCGCTTGGGTGCTGGCAGAGAAGTACGGAATTCAAGTCACTTTATTTGAAATGAAAGCAAAAAAAACAACTCCTGCACAAATATCTCCACATTTATTTGCAGAACTTGTCTGCTCAAATAGTTTAAAATCAAAAAGCCGCTTAAACCCTGCGGGAACCCTAAAGAGCGAAATTGAGCAATTGGGAAGCATAGTTATCCCTTCAGCAAAATACGCTGAGGTGCCTGCAGGCGAAACACTTGCTGTTGATAGAGAACTTTTTTCTCAGACAATTACTGATAAACTCAAGCAACATAAGAATCTCAAAATTGTTGATTGCATAATTGAAAGAGCAAGTGATGTTTTCAAACACACTGATTTTGCTGCTGTTGTGATAGCAACTGGACCTTTGACTGACGATAGCTTAGCAAATGATCTGAGAAACATGACAGGTACAGAGGAACTCTATTTTTACGATGCAATTGCACCTATCCTAGACGGTGATACCATTGATAACTCCATCGCCTTTCTGGCAAATAGACAGACACGCACCCATGCCTTTGAAAAGAAACAAGCGCAGGAAAAAGCACTTACGGATGGTCTGCCTCCAATAGCAGATGAGGAAGAAGAAGGACATTATTTAAATATTCCTTTAAACAAAGAAGAATATTATTCTTTTGTAGAAAAAGTCTGTGCTGGCGCAAAGGTTCCACACAAAGAGTTTGAAGAGCCAAAGTATTTTAACGGCTGCCAGCCTATTGAAGTTCTTGCAGAAAGAGGGCCTCGTACACTTGCCTTTGGCCCCATGAAACCTCGCGGATTAGACGATCCACGCACAGGCCGCATGCCCTATGCTGTGGTGCAATTGCGCAAAGAAAAAATGGGTGACTCCGCATGGAATATGGTTGGTTTTCAAACACGCTTGACCTGGGGAGCGCAAAAAGAAATTCTAAGAACATTACCAGGTCTTGCAAACGTTGAATTTTTCCGCATGGGCAGCATGCACCGCAATACTTATTTGGTTTCGCCAAATATTTTAAATGAAGATTTTACTTTAAAAGCAGATAAGCGGTTCTATTTAGCCGGACAAATAATGGGAGTAGAGGGTTATTTAGAAAGTTCAGCGATGGGTGTTTACATTGCGCATGTGATTGGGCAAAAATTAAAAAACAATCGTAGACTTTCATGTCCGCCTGCAAATACTTCACTTGGCTGTCTCGCACGTTATTGCATTTATGGTGAAACAAAAAGATTTTCGCCAATGAATATTCACTGGGGATTGTATAATGATTTAAGCAAAGAAGACATAAATAAATATTCAACAAATCCAGAAAATATTTTAAAACTAAAGAAACTGGATAAGTCTGTAAAAAGAGAATTAATGGCTTGCCGTTCAGAAGATCTTTTTAGCGCCTGGCTTAAAGAAACAGAATTAAACTGCCTTTCATAA
- a CDS encoding NAD-dependent epimerase/dehydratase family protein: protein MTAFSMGIYYAQLPILFTLIGVNMPLFVVTGANGFIGTNVVERLLTAAPEELGFAKEQSVRFSDFENKVQEKGCSVIATDMSNSMNRINASRFLGSVRYHYVDYENLIAHLNKLDRKPDMVIHNGACSSTTETNPEIFQKLNLGYSQLLWEYCAKNDIPFIYASSAATYGDGRYGFSDKKEDCEKYVSLNLYGKSKLDFDLWALKQKTTPQTWFGLRYFNVFGQFESHKAGQASMVFHGYNQAVRTGKIKLFESNSVDYAHGEQLRDFVYIDDITDITMELIRICMERKENKSSHIIADDGLFLNIGRGIAESWNNLAREVFSALSLPESIEYIPMPDNIVRQYQNYTCAELSTLRSLGIQHEFRSLKTGVTKYVQKHLMRGQ, encoded by the coding sequence TTGACTGCTTTTTCAATGGGCATATATTATGCTCAATTGCCAATTCTCTTTACCCTTATTGGAGTAAATATGCCACTTTTTGTTGTTACGGGCGCAAATGGATTTATTGGAACAAATGTAGTGGAAAGATTGCTGACGGCAGCTCCTGAGGAACTTGGCTTTGCCAAAGAGCAATCTGTTCGCTTTTCAGATTTTGAAAATAAAGTGCAAGAAAAAGGCTGTTCTGTTATCGCAACCGATATGTCGAATTCTATGAATAGGATCAATGCAAGTCGGTTTTTAGGGTCCGTACGCTATCACTATGTTGATTATGAAAACCTTATTGCTCATTTAAATAAACTGGATCGCAAACCCGATATGGTTATTCACAATGGTGCTTGTTCTTCTACTACAGAAACAAATCCAGAGATATTTCAAAAACTAAACTTAGGTTATTCTCAATTGTTGTGGGAGTATTGTGCAAAAAATGACATTCCATTTATTTATGCATCGAGTGCTGCAACTTATGGAGATGGGAGATATGGTTTTTCCGACAAAAAGGAAGATTGTGAAAAATATGTTTCTTTAAATTTATATGGTAAATCTAAACTTGATTTTGACCTATGGGCATTAAAACAAAAAACGACTCCACAAACATGGTTTGGGCTTCGTTACTTTAATGTGTTTGGTCAATTTGAATCGCACAAAGCGGGGCAAGCAAGCATGGTTTTTCATGGCTATAATCAAGCGGTGAGAACAGGAAAAATAAAATTATTTGAAAGCAATTCTGTAGATTATGCACATGGAGAACAGCTTAGAGATTTTGTTTATATCGATGATATAACTGATATCACTATGGAACTTATTCGTATTTGTATGGAAAGAAAAGAAAATAAATCTTCACATATAATTGCCGACGATGGATTATTTTTAAATATCGGGCGAGGAATTGCTGAAAGTTGGAACAATCTTGCACGGGAAGTTTTTTCAGCGCTTTCGCTTCCAGAATCCATTGAATATATTCCTATGCCTGATAATATCGTAAGACAGTACCAGAATTACACTTGTGCAGAACTTTCTACTTTGCGCTCTTTAGGTATTCAGCATGAGTTTAGAAGTCTAAAAACAGGTGTAACGAAATACGTACAAAAGCATTTAATGCGAGGCCAATAA
- a CDS encoding 3,4-dihydroxy-2-butanone-4-phosphate synthase, with protein sequence MLVDNQYSSELVAIKNKLKKALIAFQEGQLILVGDDGLRENEADLVFHAKGATPQNVNFAIKYARGLLCVSLGHELADNLGFSTSPKLPGGVSHTNFTVSVDAKEGVTNGISAKDRAHTISLMANINSKMSDFISPGHVFPVRAMTGGLLARAGHTEALYELCQMTKLPYAAAMCEVLGDDGDAIDPHTLAHKENRKCVFHNLPFISTVDILWNKILLCENNESKFLKSEQFDCKEKSLKPISVFILQAGLEENITLPTMLSIYKKELSFDNIRLSITNSVYTWDNGISRESCSAEISLFSHENCLEIVPQSIKDFCDMSGKEGLKKTKSSVRRAVSLLRSIQFINKDFNLNDSHENKLSKLKFIVPEDFMFINAIISIQNS encoded by the coding sequence ATGCTTGTTGATAATCAATATTCATCAGAGCTAGTTGCAATAAAAAACAAATTAAAAAAAGCCTTAATCGCATTCCAAGAAGGCCAACTTATTTTAGTGGGCGATGATGGTCTCCGTGAAAATGAAGCTGATCTCGTCTTTCACGCCAAGGGTGCCACTCCCCAAAATGTTAACTTTGCAATAAAATATGCACGTGGTTTGCTCTGCGTTTCTTTAGGACATGAATTGGCTGACAATTTAGGTTTTAGCACATCACCCAAACTTCCTGGTGGAGTTTCACATACGAATTTCACAGTTTCAGTTGATGCCAAAGAGGGAGTTACAAATGGAATCTCCGCTAAAGACAGAGCACATACCATTTCGCTAATGGCAAATATAAATAGTAAAATGTCTGACTTTATATCACCTGGTCATGTCTTTCCCGTGAGAGCAATGACAGGCGGACTCTTAGCGCGGGCTGGACACACAGAAGCGTTGTACGAGCTTTGCCAGATGACAAAGTTACCCTACGCAGCCGCTATGTGTGAGGTGCTTGGTGACGATGGAGATGCTATCGATCCACATACACTTGCGCACAAAGAAAATCGGAAATGTGTTTTTCACAATCTTCCCTTTATTTCAACTGTAGATATTCTCTGGAATAAAATTTTATTATGCGAGAACAATGAAAGCAAATTCTTAAAAAGCGAACAGTTTGATTGCAAAGAAAAGAGTTTAAAACCGATTTCTGTTTTTATTTTACAAGCAGGTCTTGAAGAAAACATCACACTTCCGACGATGTTAAGTATATATAAAAAAGAATTATCTTTCGATAACATTAGATTATCTATTACAAACTCTGTTTATACTTGGGACAATGGAATTTCAAGAGAGTCTTGTTCTGCAGAAATTTCTCTCTTTTCTCATGAAAATTGTTTAGAAATAGTTCCTCAATCTATAAAAGATTTTTGTGATATGAGCGGTAAAGAAGGACTGAAAAAAACTAAAAGCTCGGTTCGTCGCGCTGTGAGTTTATTGAGATCTATTCAGTTTATAAATAAAGATTTCAACCTAAATGATTCACATGAAAATAAATTAAGCAAATTAAAATTTATTGTGCCAGAAGATTTTATGTTCATAAATGCTATTATTTCCATACAAAACTCTTAA
- a CDS encoding transporter substrate-binding domain-containing protein — translation MSLRLLYTIPVLFFMFFSNNYLYAQMVIHHKLTASQNDSSLSYELALLTLLLERTTDKYGSFQLIKAETSSQSRAFLELKNNSQNIDVIATMTSKSREEDAEPIRICIFKGLLGVRIPMILTENKEKFENIKTAKELQKISIGQVFDWPDTEILLKNKINVIKATSYPVLFPMLKSRRFDLFPLGALEVFPIAESHAKEFELTVIKKWAIVYPTGYYFFVSKKNKKLQQRLKDGFEKILQDGSFENMFNKYNAQYLQIANLNSRKLIFLKNPLLPKKTPIDNEKLWYPLIWQGIKSIN, via the coding sequence ATGTCTCTAAGATTATTATATACTATACCTGTTCTATTTTTTATGTTTTTTTCAAATAATTATTTATATGCACAGATGGTTATTCATCATAAATTAACTGCTTCTCAAAACGATTCAAGTTTAAGTTATGAACTAGCATTGCTGACTCTCTTATTAGAAAGAACGACGGATAAATATGGAAGTTTTCAACTTATAAAAGCAGAAACTTCTTCACAGTCAAGAGCCTTTTTAGAATTAAAAAATAATTCCCAAAATATTGATGTTATTGCAACTATGACTTCAAAATCGAGAGAGGAGGATGCAGAACCCATTCGAATATGTATTTTTAAAGGGTTATTAGGGGTCAGAATTCCAATGATATTAACAGAAAATAAGGAAAAATTTGAAAATATTAAAACTGCAAAAGAACTACAAAAAATTTCAATTGGTCAGGTTTTTGATTGGCCAGATACAGAAATTCTTCTGAAGAATAAAATAAATGTGATTAAGGCAACTTCTTATCCAGTGCTTTTTCCTATGTTGAAATCACGGCGCTTTGATCTATTTCCCTTAGGAGCTCTAGAAGTTTTTCCTATTGCAGAGAGTCATGCAAAAGAGTTTGAGTTAACAGTTATTAAAAAATGGGCTATCGTATATCCCACAGGTTATTATTTTTTTGTGAGTAAAAAAAATAAAAAACTACAACAAAGATTAAAAGATGGTTTTGAGAAAATTTTGCAAGATGGCTCATTTGAAAATATGTTTAATAAATATAACGCGCAATATTTGCAAATAGCAAACTTGAACAGTAGAAAGCTCATTTTCTTAAAAAACCCTTTATTGCCAAAGAAAACACCAATCGATAACGAGAAATTATGGTATCCATTAATTTGGCAAGGTATAAAATCAATAAATTAA
- a CDS encoding ArsA family ATPase has translation MSTKTHQSHKMQLSNQISQKLLFVVGKGGVGRTTVATSLATYFAGKGESVLVVQWALKDSISPLYSSPQCSHKEAALPSGFKVMNYSAAEAIKEYFVDHLKMKLLYSVIIENKHVQKLIHAAPGVQELFFLGRLFWLVELAQSEKGYSYDRVIVDAPATGHAVSLFGIAPAIANFGITGPLANECDRVAKLIADPQKTGVIVVTLPEELPIEECYETIPKITKQLNRSPNAIFLNQSINPHFFKGIENIKNEDWFIKMEESFKYENSKEELELILASLIKRDIFEKKLSIWAQNQENNHSPIPIVSLPDIGMMYKSTTSLTIINSLAKYYESLA, from the coding sequence TTGAGCACAAAGACTCACCAAAGTCATAAAATGCAACTCTCCAATCAAATATCTCAAAAGCTTTTATTTGTTGTGGGTAAAGGCGGAGTAGGCAGAACAACTGTTGCGACATCTCTTGCGACTTATTTTGCAGGAAAAGGAGAGTCTGTTCTTGTTGTCCAATGGGCATTGAAAGACTCTATTTCACCTTTGTATTCATCCCCTCAGTGTTCGCACAAAGAAGCAGCATTGCCAAGTGGCTTTAAAGTCATGAATTACTCAGCAGCTGAAGCCATAAAAGAATATTTTGTTGATCATTTAAAAATGAAGCTTCTTTATTCTGTTATCATTGAAAATAAACATGTGCAGAAATTAATACATGCAGCGCCTGGTGTACAGGAGCTGTTTTTTTTAGGCCGTTTATTTTGGTTGGTTGAATTGGCGCAAAGTGAAAAAGGCTATAGCTACGATCGAGTGATCGTCGATGCGCCTGCGACAGGACATGCTGTTTCTTTATTTGGCATAGCTCCGGCAATTGCAAACTTTGGTATCACGGGCCCATTAGCAAATGAATGTGATCGTGTCGCTAAGTTAATTGCTGATCCACAAAAAACAGGGGTTATTGTTGTTACCTTACCAGAGGAATTGCCTATTGAAGAGTGCTATGAAACCATTCCAAAAATAACGAAGCAATTGAATCGCAGTCCAAACGCAATTTTTTTAAATCAATCCATCAATCCACATTTTTTTAAAGGTATTGAAAATATTAAAAATGAAGATTGGTTTATAAAAATGGAAGAAAGCTTTAAATACGAAAATTCAAAAGAAGAGTTGGAACTGATCTTAGCATCTCTCATAAAAAGAGATATTTTTGAAAAAAAACTATCTATCTGGGCGCAAAATCAAGAAAATAATCATTCACCTATACCAATTGTTTCTTTACCTGATATAGGCATGATGTATAAATCAACTACGTCACTCACGATCATAAACTCACTGGCAAAGTATTATGAATCTCTTGCTTAA
- a CDS encoding heterodisulfide reductase-related iron-sulfur binding cluster, which yields MDAQQLTRQIYWSPSGGLNEILHLTTYFWLLLAMVIFVFGVWKHIKLWRMGKAEVAFDRPLDRFLLLFRNVIAQAKVLRARRQRDPKPKSVYAAWMHGLIFYGFLTLLFATTIVALKDYHILDVYYGWFYAFIKVACQVAGVGLAIGLLMGIFRRSDKNLGFKHSAGYTLLYSFLFLLVIQGFLLQGFRLAFQENAPDMHWAFVGNAISFIFPKEMSADNANAVYTSIWYFHMVTTMAFVAFIPYTRAMHIVTASLNLYTQRLTPTVLLAKMDFENADAEYFGAREIKDFTWKDLLSFDSCTECRRCTDICPANAVGKPLDPREVILKLKNSMTVEALFAKEEDDKYYLFENGTITHNEIWSCTNCGGCVNECPVGIDQLRTIMQLRRYQTLSLGEVPTSAGKAIENIKQYSNPWGLPQADRFKWAEGLDLPIITGDSPEVEYLYYVGCAGSYDLGNQKVARAVVNILKYCGVNYAVMGKAEKCNGEPVKRLGDEYSFSEIANSNVEQLNKLKFKKIVTHCPHCFNTLKNDYQEYGGKYEVYHHSQLLTELYKSQKLKLPVEVNKSVTFHDPCFLGRHNGEYDAPRQILEAVAGLRLSEMESSRETSSCCGMGGGNMWYESEGGGKIVENRLKHVAATGVQTLVTGCSFCMINFKSAFQNLEETKNLEVMDIAEAIALAMPSEAKNAASMPVN from the coding sequence ATGGATGCTCAACAACTCACACGACAGATTTATTGGTCGCCTTCTGGCGGATTAAACGAAATACTCCATTTAACTACATATTTTTGGCTTTTATTAGCTATGGTAATTTTTGTTTTTGGAGTTTGGAAACACATAAAGCTTTGGCGCATGGGCAAAGCTGAGGTTGCATTCGATCGTCCATTAGACCGTTTCCTTTTATTATTTCGAAATGTTATCGCTCAAGCAAAAGTTCTTCGTGCGAGAAGACAAAGAGATCCAAAACCCAAATCTGTCTATGCTGCATGGATGCACGGACTTATTTTTTACGGTTTTTTAACTTTATTATTTGCAACAACAATAGTTGCATTAAAAGATTATCATATTCTTGATGTGTATTATGGTTGGTTTTATGCGTTTATAAAAGTTGCATGTCAAGTTGCTGGTGTTGGTTTGGCTATTGGACTTTTAATGGGAATATTTAGAAGAAGCGATAAAAATCTTGGCTTTAAACATAGCGCTGGATATACTTTACTTTATTCTTTTTTATTTTTATTAGTTATTCAAGGGTTTTTGTTACAAGGTTTTCGTTTAGCGTTTCAAGAAAATGCGCCGGATATGCATTGGGCATTTGTAGGTAATGCCATTAGTTTTATTTTTCCTAAAGAAATGTCTGCGGACAATGCAAATGCAGTTTATACGAGTATTTGGTATTTTCATATGGTCACAACCATGGCATTTGTTGCTTTTATTCCATATACTCGCGCTATGCATATTGTCACTGCTTCCTTAAATTTATACACACAACGTTTAACACCAACCGTTTTGTTAGCAAAAATGGATTTTGAAAATGCAGATGCAGAATATTTTGGTGCACGTGAAATAAAAGATTTTACTTGGAAAGATTTATTAAGTTTTGACAGCTGTACAGAGTGCAGACGCTGTACAGATATTTGTCCTGCAAATGCAGTTGGAAAACCACTCGATCCAAGGGAAGTTATTTTAAAATTAAAAAATAGTATGACTGTCGAAGCATTATTTGCAAAAGAAGAAGATGATAAATATTATTTATTTGAAAATGGCACAATCACACACAACGAAATCTGGTCTTGTACGAACTGTGGAGGCTGTGTCAACGAGTGTCCAGTGGGCATCGATCAACTGCGCACAATTATGCAACTGAGACGTTATCAGACTTTATCTTTAGGCGAAGTGCCGACCTCTGCCGGAAAAGCTATAGAAAATATAAAACAGTATAGCAATCCTTGGGGATTGCCGCAGGCTGATCGATTTAAGTGGGCTGAAGGCTTAGATTTACCTATTATTACAGGTGATTCACCTGAAGTCGAATATCTTTACTATGTCGGTTGTGCTGGTTCCTATGATTTAGGAAATCAAAAAGTCGCACGCGCTGTAGTCAATATATTAAAATATTGCGGTGTTAATTATGCTGTTATGGGTAAAGCAGAAAAATGCAATGGTGAACCTGTAAAACGCTTAGGGGATGAATATTCATTTTCTGAAATCGCAAATAGCAATGTTGAACAATTGAATAAATTAAAATTCAAAAAAATAGTCACGCATTGTCCACATTGTTTTAATACTTTAAAAAATGATTACCAAGAGTATGGTGGGAAATATGAAGTTTATCATCATTCACAATTATTGACAGAATTGTATAAGTCGCAGAAATTAAAGTTACCTGTAGAAGTAAACAAATCTGTTACCTTTCATGATCCGTGTTTTTTAGGCAGGCACAATGGAGAATACGATGCTCCTCGGCAAATTCTTGAAGCTGTTGCTGGTTTGCGCCTTTCTGAAATGGAGTCGAGTCGCGAGACATCGAGCTGTTGCGGAATGGGTGGAGGAAATATGTGGTATGAAAGTGAAGGTGGTGGTAAAATAGTTGAAAATCGATTGAAACATGTTGCAGCCACGGGTGTGCAAACGTTGGTCACTGGCTGCTCATTTTGCATGATTAACTTTAAGAGTGCCTTTCAAAACTTGGAAGAAACAAAAAATCTTGAAGTGATGGACATTGCCGAAGCGATTGCCTTGGCTATGCCAAGTGAAGCAAAGAATGCTGCTTCCATGCCAGTGAATTGA
- a CDS encoding TerC family protein has product MFEFNWAQVVIIINLVILEGLLSFDNALALAALVKKKLKDVNLQKKALIWGLWGAYIMRVGIIFIGVWLMQYEWVKAIAGIYLVYLAVNELFFHKKGVEIHETDLSEINKTAVKTTSRVFVMTIIQVELMDLMFSIDSIAVALAISDVKWVLITGAVLGILMMRIAAQFFIKLIDKFPILEKTAFVLVGIAGINVLLKLKDLNLGFMYLTIDKHIPENIFLSLMVGILIGAMILNKLFPKKFSHK; this is encoded by the coding sequence TTGTTTGAATTTAATTGGGCGCAAGTTGTAATCATTATTAACCTTGTAATATTAGAGGGACTTTTAAGTTTTGACAACGCGCTCGCACTTGCAGCTCTCGTCAAGAAAAAACTTAAAGATGTCAATTTACAAAAAAAAGCACTTATTTGGGGACTTTGGGGTGCCTACATAATGCGAGTGGGAATTATTTTTATTGGTGTTTGGCTCATGCAATATGAATGGGTAAAAGCTATTGCAGGTATTTATCTTGTTTATTTAGCTGTAAATGAACTCTTTTTTCATAAAAAAGGTGTGGAAATCCATGAGACTGATTTAAGCGAAATAAATAAAACTGCAGTCAAAACTACTTCACGCGTTTTCGTTATGACAATTATTCAAGTTGAACTTATGGATTTGATGTTTTCGATCGACTCAATTGCTGTTGCATTAGCTATTTCTGATGTTAAATGGGTCTTAATCACGGGTGCTGTGCTCGGTATTTTGATGATGCGTATTGCCGCTCAATTCTTTATTAAACTCATCGATAAATTTCCAATCCTCGAAAAAACAGCATTTGTTTTGGTCGGTATTGCCGGTATAAATGTCCTGCTTAAATTAAAGGATCTAAACTTAGGCTTTATGTATTTGACAATCGATAAACATATCCCTGAAAATATATTTTTGTCATTAATGGTAGGAATTCTTATTGGGGCAATGATTTTAAATAAATTATTTCCTAAAAAGTTTTCTCATAAATAA
- a CDS encoding ArsA family ATPase — translation MRSSFPKLHVFLGAGGVGKTTLSASFALSLASSGKKVGLLSIDPAKRLQSALGVSNLSERGVLIPLGNNSKGELRAAVLQIGESLSRWVEEKGMPADKQAKLFENPYFSALAEKMASATDTLAAIRIAEWVEQYPDVEELVIDTAPGIHAIDFISKPEKIMAFLDGKLVEWLKWFVGGAQEKQSFFARALKTGARKIIEGLALVGGRNFLINFGEFLTMLDDVFITAIKRLKYSQKWLQDENTQFILVSSIREDAVFVTKELGRILKYMGMNPKLAIINRAFPLHLKNEISFNDFIKNENSLIDSEKLLSNYLANYIMTQQKIFHELINYAEIVIEVPISASLDRENELRLSDLTSLGDVIRKEMR, via the coding sequence ATGAGATCTTCTTTTCCAAAGCTCCATGTTTTTTTGGGTGCGGGTGGAGTTGGAAAAACGACTTTATCTGCTTCTTTTGCCCTGTCACTCGCCAGCTCAGGAAAAAAAGTGGGGCTTTTGAGTATTGATCCTGCAAAAAGATTGCAATCTGCTCTTGGGGTAAGCAATCTTTCCGAGCGTGGCGTTCTTATTCCTCTTGGAAATAACAGCAAAGGTGAGTTGCGTGCAGCTGTTTTACAAATTGGGGAGAGTCTGTCGCGCTGGGTTGAAGAAAAAGGTATGCCTGCGGATAAACAAGCAAAGCTGTTTGAAAACCCATATTTTAGCGCATTGGCAGAGAAAATGGCTTCTGCAACGGACACATTGGCCGCTATACGTATTGCAGAATGGGTCGAACAATATCCTGATGTAGAGGAATTGGTCATCGACACAGCACCTGGAATTCATGCAATCGATTTTATTTCAAAACCAGAAAAAATAATGGCCTTTCTTGATGGAAAACTGGTGGAATGGCTAAAATGGTTTGTTGGTGGAGCGCAAGAAAAACAAAGTTTTTTTGCAAGAGCCTTAAAGACTGGAGCCAGAAAAATCATAGAAGGTCTCGCACTTGTTGGGGGTCGAAATTTTTTAATCAATTTTGGTGAGTTTTTAACTATGCTGGATGATGTGTTTATTACAGCAATAAAAAGATTAAAATACTCTCAAAAGTGGTTACAAGATGAAAACACTCAATTTATATTAGTCAGCTCAATTCGCGAAGATGCTGTCTTTGTTACCAAGGAATTAGGGCGAATTTTGAAATATATGGGAATGAATCCTAAATTAGCAATTATCAATCGGGCTTTTCCTCTTCATTTAAAAAATGAAATCTCCTTTAATGATTTTATTAAAAACGAAAATAGTTTAATTGATTCTGAAAAATTACTTTCAAATTATTTAGCAAATTATATAATGACTCAGCAAAAAATATTTCATGAACTTATAAATTATGCGGAAATAGTTATTGAAGTTCCTATATCAGCTTCATTGGATAGAGAAAATGAATTAAGACTTTCTGATTTAACTTCACTAGGTGATGTTATTAGAAAAGAAATGAGATAA